AGCTATTTTCTCTCTTTTGGGCAGAAAATACCTCGATTTATAGCTAATAGAAAACAATTCTGACAGAATAAATTTGCTAATATTAAGGTGTTGTTTGAAAAAAAGGTAGCAATGTTATATAATTACGTGGTTTTGCCGACAGAAGTTAGATAGAAAACGTTTTAAGAAGTTACTTTTTATTCTGCATGAGTCTAGTGGATAAAACAGAAAAAACATTTGCACTGACGACACCGTTATATTATGTAAACGATGTTCCTCACATAGGCAGTGCTTATACAACTATAGCCGCCGATGTGGTAGCGCGGTTTCACAGACTGTTGGGACATCGGGTGCTGCTGATTACCGGTACAGATGAGCATGGGCAAAAAATACAACGGACAGCGGAGGCTGCACTTAAAGCACCGCAAGAGTTTTGCGATGAAATAGTTCCTAAGTTTGCCAGCTTGTGGCAATTGCTCAACATTCAATATGATCGCTTTAGTCGGACTACCGCGCCTCGCCATCAAGCGATCGTCGAAGAATTCTTCTTGCGCGTATGGGAATCTGGTGACATCTACCAGGGACAACAACAAGGCTGGTACTGTGTGTCCTGTGAAGAATTTAAAGAAGAACGGGAACTACTAGAGGGAAAGCGTTGTCCGATTCACATTAACAAAGAAGTCGAGTGGCGCGACGAGCAAAACTACTTCTTCCGCTTATCCAAATATCAAACCCAGCTGCAAGAGTTTTACCAGTCTCAGCCGGATTTTATTCTACCAGAGAGTCGCCGTAATGAAGTTATAAGCTTTGTAAACCAAGGTTTACAAGACTTTTCAATTTCACGGGTGAATTTAGATTGGGGTTTTCCCGTACCAGTTGATCCCAAGCACACCCTTTATGTTTGGTTTGATGCACTCCTGGGTTATGTCACAGCATTATTAGAGCCAGACGCCGAACCGACCTTAGCCAATGCTTTAGGGACATGGTGGCCCATAAACTTGCACCTGATTGGTAAAGATATTTTACGCTTCCATGCAGTTTATTGGCCTGCAATGCTGTTATCAGCAGGCTTACCCTTACCGAACCGTGTATTTGGACATGGCTTTTTGACCAAAGATGGTCAGAAAATGGGTAAAAGTCTGGGTAATACCCTTGATCCCATAGGATTAGTTCAGCGTTACGGTAGTGATGCCGTTCGTTATTACTTCCTTAAGGAAATCGATTTTGGCAAAGATGGCGATTTTAATGAAATTAGATTCATTAATGTTCTGAATGCAGATTTGGCAAATGATTTAGGTAATTTGCTCAATCGCACTTTGAATATGGTGAAGAAATATTGCGAGGGCAATTTAGTGCCAATCGCAAATGAAGCCATTTCGCCTGAAAATCCTTTAAAAGCGATTGGTTTACGTCTAGGGGAACAGGTAAAACAAGCCTACGAAGCGCTAGCTTTCAATCAAGCGTGCGAGGCTGTGCTATTACTGGTGCAAGCCAGCAATAAGTTTATTGATGAACAAGCCCCTTGGTCATTATATAAGCAAGGACAGCAGCAAGCATTGGAAGAAGTGCTGTATGCAGTTTTAGAATCAGTTAGACTAGGCGCTTATCTGCTCTCACCAGTGATTCCCAATATCAGCAGCGATATTTATCAGCAGTTGGGCTTCGGGATCAACTTTAACGAGCAGACAGAGAGTGCAATTGCTGCACCTTTTGACATCCATGCTAAATGGGGAGTTATATCCACTAAACAACAGTTGGGGACACCCCAACCAATATTTAAGCGCATAGAACTCCCTAAAAACGCTTAGTGCTAGCAATCGATTTTTGATTTTGATCAATTTCTAATTTTCTCAAAAGATTTATCGGGGCTGTATGAATTAGCCCCGGAAACTTATCATAAGCCGATCTAAATTGCATGTAAAAAGTAGAATGTTTGTATCAAAAATTACAAGAATAAAAACCGAGGTATGACAACAATGTTGAATAATTTGGAAAACGACTCAATATTCACGCCAGAACAGGTTTTGGAAAATCGGGGTCGGGTAGCAATATTTATTGATGGTTCAAATTTATTTTATGCTGCTCTGCAACTAGGAATCGAAATTGATTACACGAAGTTGCTGTGTCGATTAACTGGCGGATCGAGATTGCTACGTGCTTTTTTCTACACAGGAGTAGACCGGACAAACGAGAAGCAACAAGGTTTTTTGTTGTGGATGCGACGCAACGGTTATCGAGTAATTGCTAAGGATTTGGTACAACTGCCAGATGGCTCAAAAAAAGCTAACCTAGATGTAGAAATAGCAGTAGATATGATGGCTTTAGTAGACTCATATGATACGGCAGTGTTAGTCAGTGGCGACGGCGATTTAGCCTACGCCGTAAATTCGGTTAGCTATCGTGGCGTGCGGGTAGAGGTCGTGAGTTTACGCTCAATGACCAGTGATAGCTTAATCAATGTTAGCGATCGCTATATTGATTTAGAAGCCATCAAAGAAGACATCCAAAAAACTCCGCGCCAAAGCTATCCATATCGACCATTATCTGGTATAGGTTTTTTGGATGACCCAAGAGATGCTGACGGACACCTAGAAATTCAGGATTAATGAACCAGCAAGAAGGCAGAATGAAACAAAGGGAGCAGAGATTGACAAAGGGGGCAATTTGCCCTAAATACCCCCAATTCTTCTCATGCCAACATCTTAGTTGTTTACAATCAAAAGTAAATTGGTATCACCTGCCTTTGATATTTTTCTTGGTAATGGGGTTGGTGGCCTGTTCTGGTAAATCCCCCACCGATCCTCAACCAAATGCTTCAGGTTCACCTGGACAAGATATGGATAGCAATTTGACTTTCTTTGGGATTGCTTTTGAACAGTTTGATGAAGTCGGGAGACCGATTTGGAAAGTCCGTGCTAAACAGGCAAAATACACCAAAGAAAAGCAAATTGGCCAAGCTGAAAGTCCTGATGGTGAACTTTATCAAGATGGCAAAGTAGTTTACCAAATCAAAGCAGAACGAGCAGATATTGAACAGGACGGAAAACAGCTGTTTCTCAAGGGTAAGATTCTTGCTACAGACCCCCGCAACGGCATTGTATTACAAGGTAATGAATTAGAATGGCGCCCCAAAGAAGATTTATTAATTGTCCGCCAGCAGATTAACGGAACTCATAAACAACTACAAGCAGTGGCGCAAGAAGCACGAGTTAAAACCCGTGAACAACGAATAGATTTTTCTGGAGGCGTAGTAGCCACCTCCGTCGATCCGCAAATGCTCATGCAAATGCGAACTGAACATTTACTTTGGCAGATCAAAGAAGAAAAGTTAATTAGCGATCGCCCTTTACAAATTAACCGCTATAAAAATAACCAAATTACCGACCGTGGTAGGGGTAATGCTGCCGAAATTAACTTAAAAACTAAAATTGCTACTGTCAAACAAAATGCCCAAATAGAATTACTAGACCCACCAATGCAAATAGCTAGTAACTCTATGAATTGGAACATGAATACAGAAACTGTCACCACAAATTCGCCTGTGCGTGTCTTTCACAGTGCCGAAAATGTTACCGTTACCGCCAATCAAGGCGAAATGAAAATCCCCCAAAAAACCGTTTATTTAACAGGCAATGTCAATGCCATTGGACAACGCCTCCAGAACCTTAAATCGCAAACACTAACTTGGTATCTCGACAAAAAGTTCGTAGAAGCCAAGGGAAATGTAGTCTATAAGCAAGTTGACCCACCATTAAATTTTACCGGAGAAACAGCCGTCGGCAATCTGCAAACAGAAAATATTGTCGTTAACGGTGGTAGTTCGGGTGGTAGGGTAGTGACAGAGATTATTCCTCAAGAGAAAGTCAAGAGGCAATAGGTCATGGGTCATGGGTCATGGGTCATGGGTCAAAAGTAGTTACCACTGACAAATGACAAATGACAAATGACAAATGACTAACGTCTGACCAAAATTTCATTGCGACTGGTTGCACCTAGTTCGGGTAAAGAGTTGACGGTTGAGTGGGGTGTGAGGGCGGTGGGGACTTGCAAAGCAACTTGCAAATGTTTTACCAGACCTTGGAGGAGTTGGTCTTGTCCAGTACGGAAAGCGGAGACATTCGGACCACGGTTAATGATCGCAAACCAGACTAAACCGCGATCGCGTGTTGGCATTACTCCGGCTAAAGCGCTAACATCTCGAAGGGTGCCAGTTTTGATCACTGTGGCTGGAGGGAGGTGTCTAGAATGCACTGTTCCCCGATGATCGAATCCAGACATCGGAAACAAGTCAGATAGAGTCAGCCCATTGGCGACGGCTTCCCGTTGCATCGCCATAAACATCGCACAAACAGCCCTAGGCGAAATGCGATTTTCAGGTCCGAGTCCCGAACCATTGATTAATTGAATTTCGGCGTCTTGTATCCTAGCAAGCTTGGCAGCGGTTGCTTGCACTACAGTTGATCCCCCTACAGACTCTGCCAGCATTTCTGCTATATCATTGTTACTATAAACGTTCATTTCCTTAATAATTTGTCTCAAGGGCAAGGAACGGTGACGCACCAGCAAGGTTTGTTGGGGATTTGCCTGTGCTTCTACTTTAATAGTACCCCCTATTAAAACTTGAGGCTTGGGTGTGCCCTTGGGCATAATCGAGTAAATATAATTTTCCGAGCGAGTCCAAGTGGCGAAATTCAGGGTTTGCTTGAGCAATTGACCTGCTTGTAGGGGATTTCGTTGGAAATTCATGGCGAAAGTGCCAGTAATTACCAAATTTCCCTTTACCTGCTTGATCCCCATTTTATTGAGAGTATTACCCAGGGCGATCCCTTCTTCCCATACAAACATCGGATCACCACCACCAGCAATCACCAAATCGCCCTGCAAGACACCATTAACCACTGGGCCTGTGGCACTAATAAGAGTATCAAATTGGTGGTCTGGTCCCCAAGTTTTGAACGCAACTAGTGAGGTAGCAACTTTGGTTAAGGAAGCAGCAGGTAAAGCCGTTGTCCCTTGGTGATTAGCCATCAGCATCGGCCCAGACTGCATCCAAATTCCCTGACTTTCGATCAGATTCTGTGGCACCAGTTTTGAGGTGAGCAACCCTTTCAAATATTCCTGGACTGTCTTAGCTCCCGCTGGATTTG
The Gloeotrichia echinulata CP02 DNA segment above includes these coding regions:
- the metG gene encoding methionine--tRNA ligase; translation: MSLVDKTEKTFALTTPLYYVNDVPHIGSAYTTIAADVVARFHRLLGHRVLLITGTDEHGQKIQRTAEAALKAPQEFCDEIVPKFASLWQLLNIQYDRFSRTTAPRHQAIVEEFFLRVWESGDIYQGQQQGWYCVSCEEFKEERELLEGKRCPIHINKEVEWRDEQNYFFRLSKYQTQLQEFYQSQPDFILPESRRNEVISFVNQGLQDFSISRVNLDWGFPVPVDPKHTLYVWFDALLGYVTALLEPDAEPTLANALGTWWPINLHLIGKDILRFHAVYWPAMLLSAGLPLPNRVFGHGFLTKDGQKMGKSLGNTLDPIGLVQRYGSDAVRYYFLKEIDFGKDGDFNEIRFINVLNADLANDLGNLLNRTLNMVKKYCEGNLVPIANEAISPENPLKAIGLRLGEQVKQAYEALAFNQACEAVLLLVQASNKFIDEQAPWSLYKQGQQQALEEVLYAVLESVRLGAYLLSPVIPNISSDIYQQLGFGINFNEQTESAIAAPFDIHAKWGVISTKQQLGTPQPIFKRIELPKNA
- a CDS encoding NYN domain-containing protein, producing the protein MLNNLENDSIFTPEQVLENRGRVAIFIDGSNLFYAALQLGIEIDYTKLLCRLTGGSRLLRAFFYTGVDRTNEKQQGFLLWMRRNGYRVIAKDLVQLPDGSKKANLDVEIAVDMMALVDSYDTAVLVSGDGDLAYAVNSVSYRGVRVEVVSLRSMTSDSLINVSDRYIDLEAIKEDIQKTPRQSYPYRPLSGIGFLDDPRDADGHLEIQD
- the lptC gene encoding LPS export ABC transporter periplasmic protein LptC; this translates as MKQREQRLTKGAICPKYPQFFSCQHLSCLQSKVNWYHLPLIFFLVMGLVACSGKSPTDPQPNASGSPGQDMDSNLTFFGIAFEQFDEVGRPIWKVRAKQAKYTKEKQIGQAESPDGELYQDGKVVYQIKAERADIEQDGKQLFLKGKILATDPRNGIVLQGNELEWRPKEDLLIVRQQINGTHKQLQAVAQEARVKTREQRIDFSGGVVATSVDPQMLMQMRTEHLLWQIKEEKLISDRPLQINRYKNNQITDRGRGNAAEINLKTKIATVKQNAQIELLDPPMQIASNSMNWNMNTETVTTNSPVRVFHSAENVTVTANQGEMKIPQKTVYLTGNVNAIGQRLQNLKSQTLTWYLDKKFVEAKGNVVYKQVDPPLNFTGETAVGNLQTENIVVNGGSSGGRVVTEIIPQEKVKRQ
- a CDS encoding D-alanyl-D-alanine carboxypeptidase, with protein sequence MLELFGSGLVSLWLEMAGVQLKPLDALDALSWQSSPGLVLAPDPNPAGAKTVQEYLKGLLTSKLVPQNLIESQGIWMQSGPMLMANHQGTTALPAASLTKVATSLVAFKTWGPDHQFDTLISATGPVVNGVLQGDLVIAGGGDPMFVWEEGIALGNTLNKMGIKQVKGNLVITGTFAMNFQRNPLQAGQLLKQTLNFATWTRSENYIYSIMPKGTPKPQVLIGGTIKVEAQANPQQTLLVRHRSLPLRQIIKEMNVYSNNDIAEMLAESVGGSTVVQATAAKLARIQDAEIQLINGSGLGPENRISPRAVCAMFMAMQREAVANGLTLSDLFPMSGFDHRGTVHSRHLPPATVIKTGTLRDVSALAGVMPTRDRGLVWFAIINRGPNVSAFRTGQDQLLQGLVKHLQVALQVPTALTPHSTVNSLPELGATSRNEILVRR